Genomic segment of Kingella negevensis:
CGACTCTAACATGGCGATAAATTCTCTTAAATCATTGTATTTCATGTTTATTCTTTCTTTCAGGCAGCCTGAAAATTGTTTATTAAAATCATTCAATCTATTGAATTGCTGGGTTATAACCCAGCCTACGAATGGTCATGTACTGAGAAGCAGCCTAAAATTTAGGGTTTGTTTTCGTGATTATCCGATGTTTCTTTGTGGCTGATTGCGTGTTGAATGTGATTGTCTGTTTCAGGCTGCGAAGGGGTTTCATCGGATTTGGGTGGCGTGGATTCGTATGCAATGGCGTTGAACACTTTTGCCATTATCCAAAATTCAAAAAACATGCCCGCAAAAAGACTAATGGCAAAAGCATGAAACTCTGCTGGGCTCGTTACACTCGCTAAGGCACACGCGCCCAAGCCGACAACAAATAAGGCGCAAAAAAGGGCGAATAAAGTGTTAAGAAATTTCATCAATAAACTTCTTGCCGAGCATTTTCAGGCTGCTTTTGGATAACCAGATTATAAGGCAGCCTGAAAATCAATCATCATATTTTTTTCTTTTGCGATAACGACGCTTTGGCGTTGATTGACTATCCGTATCGTCTGCCATATTTTTAAAAACATAAGCAAAAGTGATAAAAAACACCGAAAAAGACAACAACATCACACCGCTACCAATCATATTCATCGCAGGTGATTTCCTCTCCATATCCGCCAAAATCGAACCGCTAAAACACACGCCACCACTCACCACAAAAGCCGCCAAAAACGCCAAGCCCTGTTCATATGCAAAAAAGCGTTTCCATTTCAGCAATAAAACCAACGCCACACCAGCCGCCAACCATTCATAAAGCTGCGTAGGGTGTCGCGCCAAGCCCCACAATTCAGGAAATTGCAAAATAGACACCAATTTATTGCCTGTCCCTGCGCCCAACAAGCAACACGCCAACACCCACCCCCCTTTGTCGCCAACAAAGACGCACCGCCCTTGCGCTTGCGAATGCGGTTATACAGCATAAACCCACCGCTCAACGCCAGCCATTCCATTGTTGCGTGAAACAAATGCGAATGCGCGGTATTTTCATCGTGCAAAATTAAACTTTCTAACATTTCAAACTCCTATTGATATTTTTAGGCTGCCTGTATTCTCCCAATGTTTAGTCGTACGAAAAGACAAATAACGCAGCCTGAAACCCTATTCACGCAGCCTGAAAAATATTACAATGCGCGGCTAAATTTTATTAGGAAAAACAATGGAAACCGAAGTAATCAACCAGTTAAACAACCAGCTCAACGATTTGGCGCAACGCAACCAAGATATTCGCGAATACATGGATTACCAAGGCAAAAAAGAACGCCTAGAAGAAGTGGTCGGCTTATCCGAAGACCCAGAATTGTGGAACGACCCCAAACGCGCCCAAGAAATCGGCAAAGAACGCAAATTGCTCGAAGGCGTGGTGCTAACGCTCGACAAAATTGAAAACGGCATCACAGACAACCGCGAACTGATTGAAATGGTGGTAGAAGAAAACGATGAAGACGGTTTCGCCGCCATTGTTGCCGATGTGGAAGAATTAGAAAAACAAATGGCAGATTTGGAATTTAAACGAATGTTTAACCAACCTGCCGACCCAAACAACTGTTTCATCGACATCACCGCAGGCGCAGGCGGCACAGAAGCCGAAGACTGGGCAGGCATGCTGCTGCGCATGTATATGCGATACGGCGAGCGCAAAGGCTTCAAAGTAGAAGTGATGGAACAAGACGATGGCGAAATCGCAGGCATCAACAACGCCACCATCCGCTTAGAGGGCGAATACGCATACGGCTTATTGCGCACCGAAACAGGCGTACACCGTCTCGTCCGCTACTCACCATTTGACTCGAACAACAAACGCCACACATCATTTGCATCCGTGTTTGTGTATCCCGAAGTAGATGACAGCTTTGAAATCGACATCAACCCAGCCGATTTGCGTACCGACACTTACCGTGCATCAGGCGCAGGCGGTCAGCACATCAATAAAACGGACTCTGCCGTGCGTATTACCCACATTCCGACTGGCATTGTGGTGCAATCACAAAGCAGCCGTTCACAACATGAAAACCGCCGTATTGTGATGGAAATGCTGCGTTCTAAGCTGTTTGAATTGGAAATGCGTAAACGCAACGAAGAAAGACAAGCATTGGAAGAGGGCAAGTCAGATGTAGGATGGGGTAGTCAAATTCGCTCTTATGTGTTGGACTCTTCGCGCATTAAAGATTTGCGTACCAGTCATGAAGTTGGCAACACCAAAGCCGTGCTGGACGGGGATTTGGATGGATTTATTGAAGCCAGCTTGAAGCAAGGTGTATAAATTTTCCACCCATAAAATGCAGCCTAAAAACTAAATTTTTGGTTTTCAGGCTGCATTTTTTGCGATTTTATGTAGTCGCATGTAGTTTTCTTTGGTATTATCCCACCGCCCAATTTCGGGCGAGAGAAATAAGGAAGAAAACATGAGTATCAAAGTTGCAATTAACGGTTGTGGTCGTATTGGTCGCCAAGTGATTCGTGCTATTTATGAATACCAGTTTACCGACCAATTTCAAATTGTTGCCGTGAACGGAAGCGGCGATTTGGCAACTAACGCGCATTTGTTGCAGTTTGACACCGTGCATGGACGTTTTTCAGCAAAGGTAGAACAAGACGGCAGGCATTTGATTATTAATGGAGATTCAATCCCCTTTTTTGCTACCCGAAATCCAGCCGAATTGCCGTGGGGCGAATTGGGTGTGGATTTGGTTTTTGAATGCACAGGTTCGTTTTGCAGCAAAGCCAAATCGCAAGTGCATTTAAACTCAGGCGCGAAGAAAGTGCTGATTTCCGCGCCCACCGAGCCAGATGTGGATGCGATGATTGTGTATGGCGTGAACCACGATATTTTGCAGCCTGAAATGACGGTGGTTTCCAACGGCTCTTGCACCACCAACTGTTTAGCTCCCATGGCGCAAGTGCTGAACCAAGCGTTTGGCATCAAAAAAGGCTTGATGACCACCATTCACGCGGTTACCAACGACCAAGTAATTATTGACGTGCGCCACAAAGATTTGCGCCGTGCGCGTAGCGGTTTAGAAAACATGATTCCCACCAAAACAGGCGCAGCCAAAGCCGTGGGCGTGGTGTTGCCCGAATTGAACGGCAAGCTAGACGGCTGGGCAATTCGTGTGCCAACACAAAACGTGTCGCTGGTGGATTTGACTTTTGAAGCAGGCAGAAACGTAACCGTGGACGAAGTGAACGCAGCCATGAAAGCGGCGGCGGACGAGCGTTTGCGCGGTATTTTGGGTTACAACACCTTGCCGCTCGTTTCCAGCGATTTCAACCATTTCCCACAAGCCAGCATTTTTGACGCAACACTCACGAAAGTGTCCGAAGGCAATATCGTGAAAGTATTTGCGTGGTACGACAACGAATGGGGATTCTCTTGCCAAATGCTCAACACCGCGCGCGCGATGTTTGGTGAAGCAGTGCGATTGGCTGAATAACGCAGCCTGAAAAAATACATGCAGCCTGAAAACTATTTTTCAGGCTGCATTTATTATAAAATAACGCAAATATTTCAAGGAGGAATGTCAAATCATGCCCAGCTTAACCATCGCCGCCGTAACAGGGCACGAGGGCTACACACAAGGCTCAGTCTACGCCATCAACCGCAGTTATCACGAACTCAAAGACCGCATTCCCGATATACGTTGCGTGTTAATCAGCCCCAACAAACCGCGAGATTTACCCAGCCACATTCAGCACTTTCGCGTTGCGCCGTTTGGTTATTTGGAATACAACTTATTTATACTCTATTCGCTCGTGCAATTTGTGGAAACCGATTTTTGCCTAGTGGTGCAGAATGACGGCTGGGTGCTAGACGGCACACAATGGCGCGATGAATTTTTTGATTATGACTACATCGGCTCGCCATTGGTAACTCACTGGGCAAGCGTATGGCAAGGTCAGCCACATCAAATCAAATATCAATTTCTGCGACCCACTCCCACCAGAGCAGGCGAAGTCTTCTATCAAGCGCAAAACGGCGGCTTTTCATTACGCAGCCTGAAACTATTGGAAGCCCCACACGGCATGGGTTTGAACATGGAAATCATGCCACCCGATTTGTTTTCAGGCAGCAACGACACACACCAGCTCAAATGGTCGCCACCATGGCACCATGAAGACATGTTTCTCAGCGTGTGGAAGCGCGGCGAATTGGAAAGATACGGCATCAAGTTTGCGCCCGAATCGCTGGCGATGACGTTTTCCACCGAAAACCCAGATTGCTGCGAAAATTATGGCGGTTCGCGTGATAGATTGCTTGGGTTTCATTTATCATGGTTTGAACTTGCTGATGAAAATACCATTAAATTAAAAGAGACACCTGTGCAGCCTGAAAAATTTATGCAACTGCCATTGCTTCAGAAAATGCTCAATCGTGGCTTTAAAATCATGGTAGAACTATAAAACAAATGCAGCCTGAAAACACTTTCAGGCTGCATTTTTCTCACACAAACACAAGGAATAAACTTTTAACGCTGACGCGCTTTAAATCGTGGATTAGATTTACAAATCACATAAACCTTGCCACGGCGGCGCACCACTTGGCAATCACGGCTGCGCGTTTTTGCTGTTTTCAAAGAAGACAATACTTGCATGATTACACTCCTTTTTTGAATGCCGACATCATGCCAGCAAAGCGTTGGTTGAATTGGCTCGCGCGACCTTCCTTGTTGTGTTCGCGCTGTTTGCCCGTATAAACAGGGTGTGATTCAGACGAAGTGTCCAGCATAAATACGGGGTATTCATTGCCGTCCGTCCACTTCATCGTTTTGTTGGTGGGCGCGCAGGAACGAATTAACCAGCCTGTTTCCGCGCTGCTGTCGTAAAACAGAACTGTGCGGTAGTTTTCAGGGTGAATGCCTTGTTTCATTTCTCTCTATCTCCATAAAGCTAAAATGTTATAGTATAACACTCTCAACAAAAAATCAATCGCAGCCTGAAAACTTTTGTAAATTTTACAGCCTGTGTATAATAAAAACCCACTTAATTCTCAACGATTTACCCATGAAAAGCCAATTCCAGCGCGTCGGCATACTCACGCGTCCGCGTACACCCGATATTATCCCCGTTATCCACGATTTGATTGATTTCCTGAATCAAGCAGATTTTGAAATCTATCTGGATAAACAATGTGTTGATGAAAAAATGGTCGCCCCAGAATACCAGCAAAAATGCCACATCAGCGAAAAAATTGGACAAGACTGCGACTTGATTTTAGTGCTAGGCGGCGACGGCACATTTTTATCTGCAGCACGAAAAGCCGCGCCGTATCGCATTCCCCTGATTGGCGTGAACCAAGGGCATTTGGGTTTTCTCACGCAAATCAATCGTGAAAACATGGTGGAAGAGCTAACCAAAATGTTCATGGGGCAATATTTGGCAGACGAATGTATTTTGTTAGAAACCGCCGTGCTGCGAGACGGCGAAGAGATTTATCATGGCATTGCGCTGAACGACACCGTAGTTTCACGCGGCGGCACAGGACAAATGATTGAATTTGAAGTATTTATCAACGATGAATTTGTCTTATCGCAACGCTCAGATGGCTTGATTGTGTCCACGCCAACGGGTTCAACCGCCTATTCATTGGCAGCAGGCGGCCCGATTTTGCAGACCGCTATCCGCGCGTTCACGCTTGTGCCGATTTGTCCACAATCCATGAGCAACCGCCCGATTGTGATTCCCGATAACAGCGAAATCCGCATTCTGATTACCAAAGCAGGCGACGCGCGTGTGCATTATGATGGGCAATCTTTCCTAGATATTCAAAGCCTTGATGAAATTGTGATACACCGATACCGCCACAATCTGCGCGTGTTGCATCCCGTGGATTATCAGTATTACAAAACCTTGCGCCAAAAATTGCATTGGAGCGAACAAATCGTATAAATTTTTCAGGCTGCGTTTTGAGACAGTAAACGCAGCCTGAAAATATATCTAACGTGTATAATCGAGACCACTTATCATCAATAAAATGGAAACACATTATGCAACTCCCTGTTATTTCCTCAGATTACCAACACTATCTACAAGAATTTGAACAAACAATCCTGAAAAACCACAGCAAAATCGAAGCATGGTTTCGCAGCCAGTGGAAGCAACATCAGCCCCCATTTTACGGCTCAGTAGACATTCGTAATGCAGGCTACAAAATTGCCAGCATCGACATGAACCTCTTTCCTGGCGGCTTCAACAATCTCAATCCCAACTTCATTCCTTTGGCAACCATCGCCGCGCAAGACGCAGTAGAACGCGCCTGCGAAACCGCCAAATCCGTGCTGCTGATTCCCGAAAACCACACGCGCAACACCTACTATCTGCAAAACGTGTACGCGCTTGCCACCATTTTGCGCAACGCAGGTTTTGAAGTACGCATTGGCTCATTCAACCCAGAATTGACCGAAGCCACCGAATTTGAAACCGCTTTGGGCGACAAATTGCTGATTGAACCATTGCAACGCACCCGCGAACGCGTCCACTTGGCAGACGGTTTCTCGCCCTGTTTTGTGTTATTGAATAACGACTTATCAGCAGGCATTCCCGAAATTCTGCAAGGTATTTCGCAAACTGTGTTGCCCCCATTGCACGGCGGCTGGACAACACGCCGCAAAACGCATCATTTTGAAGCGTATAACCAAGTGGCAAAAGAATTTGCCGAATTGCTGCAAATTGATGAATGGCAAATCAATCCATATTTTGAACAAATCAGCGGCTTGAATTTCCAAGAGCGCGAGGGCGAAGATGCTTTGGCGGACGCGGTTGAGCGCGTGTTGGCAAAAATCCAAGCGAAATACGATGAAAAAGGCATTACTGACAAGCCGTTTGTGATTGTGAAAGCGGACGCTGGCACTTACGGCATGGGTGTGATGAGCGTGAAATCGGCGGACGAAGTGCGCGGCTTGAATCGCAAAAATCGCAATAAAATGGCGAAAGTGAAAGAGGGCTTGGAAGTTTCAGAAGTGATTGTTCAAGAAGGGATTTACACTTATGAAACGCTGAATGGCGCGGTGTCTGAACCTGTGGTTTACATGATGGATAGATTTGTTATCGGCGGCTTTTTCCGCGTACACGAAGGGCGCGGCAACGATGAGAATTTGAACGCTGGCGGCATGGTGTTTGTGCCGTTAAATCAAAGCATTCCAAACGCAGGCAACGCAAATGATTCGGCTACGCAAGAAAAATGCAAACGCGTGTTTGAACAATGGGACGAATTGGGCATGGCTAGCCCTGACGCGGAAAATCCTGATTGTTCGTGCAACCGCTTGTATGTTTATGGCGTGATGGCGCGATTGTCTTTGTTGGCTGCGTCTTTGGAATTGGCTAAGTAAATTTTCAGGCTGCCTGAAAGTAATTTTTTAAAACAAGGTAAACCATGCAAACCCCTATTGAACGTGTCCCAAATGAAACCCAAATCATTGATTGCATGACACAACTGGTATCCAAAAATACCACCAGTTACAGCGAAGTGGTGCAAAAATACGCCCGATTGCGGTTGGCTGATTTTTCGGAGTTGCTCAAAGAATGGCAAAACCCAGAATTTGCCGCGCAACTGGGTCAAGCCGCGTTACCCAATGTTGCCAATGCCATTCACAGAAGCAATCTCACACCAGAGCAAAGCCAAAAATTGCTGGCATACTTAATGCAAACCGCTAAACAAGGCAACACCACCGCCGTTTTGTATTTGGCGTATTTGCACGCCAAAGGTTTGCACGCGCCGCAATCGCTGCAAAAAACCGCCAGCTATGTGCGTTATGCCGCGCAAAAAGGCGATTGGCGCGCCACGCGATTTTGGGCGGAATTGCTGATTGCCTCGCCTTTAGCCGCGTGTGAATTATTGGAAACCGATGTTCAGGCTGCTGCAGAAAAATGGCACGTGCAACAAGGCAATATTGCGCCCGACAAAATAGAACAAAGTTGCCGCCGCTATTACGCTGCGCCTGCTATGGTGAAATTTGCCGCGCGTCAGCGTTTGGAAATGGCGCAAAAACAAGGCAGTCCCACCGCAGAAAAACGCTTGAAAGGCTTAACTGTGTTGGGCGAACTGCCAGCTAATCCGCCAGCCAAGCAATTTCAAAGTGTGGAAAACTGGCTGGAATTGCAATTCTCCAAAAACCAAACGGCGCAATTGATGGGCGGTGGCGATGTTACTTTTCTGCCTGAAAACGTGCCGCTTTTGCCGCAGCCTGAAGATGAAGAACCTGTGTGGTATAAACCTGCAAAATATGGCGCAATGTTTTTGATTGGTTTATTGTTTTTCACTTTGATGATGAAAATGACCGTGCCGAAATAAACAAAAGCAGCCTGAAACTTTTGCGAAACCTCGTAAGGTGGGATTTATCCCACCATTTTTGAACGATTTTGCAGCCTGAAAATCACTTTTCAGGCTGCATTTTTATATCCCCAACTTCCACAATACCCAATCCCCCAAGTCAGGCTCAATCTCCGCCCGAATCGGCAGCACCCACACATTCTCAGGCACATTTTCAGGCAGCTTTACCGCATCTTTTTCCGTGATAAAAACATAATCCGCCACTGGCAAATCCGCCACATTTATCGCCGCATGGTCGGGCAAAACCACCGTATTTTGCAGCCTGAAACCCAGTTCCCCCAACGAATCAAAAAACCGCTGCGGACGAGCAATCCCAGCCACCGCCACGCACGTTTCCCCTGTTTTCAGGCTGCTTGCCAACAAGGTTTCTTGCGGACAATTAAACCGATACGGCGCAGCAATTTGCGTTTGGCTGTAAAACACATTTTCAGGCAGCCTGAAAACGGTTTTTTGTTCAGTCATGCCATTGCTGAACACCACGCAATCCACGGTTTCTAAACGGGAAACAGGTTCACGCAATCCGCCGTTTGGCAGCACGTCCAAATTATCGCGCCCCATATCGGCGGCTGGAAACACGCAAATTTCCACATCACGCGCCAAGCGGTAATGCTGCAAGCCATCATCTGCCACAATCATTTGCAAATCAGGATTTTGCGCCAACAACGCCCTACCCACTTCGTAACGGTTTACACCAACAGCAGTCGGCACGTGAGTTTGTCGGAACAGCATAAGCGGTTCATCGCCTGCATCTGCTGCGTGACTGTTATCCGTTAAAACATGAATGGCTTGCGACGCTCTGCCGTAGCCGCGGCTAATCACGCCTACTTTCACGCCGCGTTTTTGCAGCGACGACACCAGCGCGGCGGTTATCGGCGTTTTGCCTGTACCGCCTGCGTGAATATTGCCGACAATCACCACAGGAACGGGTAGTTTCTGCGTTTTCAGGCTGCCTGAAAGAAAATTGGCGCGACGTTTGGCGGTGATATGGGCAAATAGTTTGGACAAGGGGCGCAGGAATAGGCGCAAAATGGGGTTGGGATTTTGCCAGTGGTTTTCGATGATTTGGTGTAGAGATTTCATGTTTTCAGGCTGTGTAATGAATGGATTTTCAGGCTGCATTTTGTCTAAAAGCAGCCTGAAAAATAGGGAATTATAGCAATTTCAGGCTGCAATTAACTTACGCAAAAATTGCTGACATTCGTCCAACTGGGCAATTTCAATAAATTCATTCGCTTTATGCGCCTGCTCAATGCTACCTGGTCCGCAAACAATTGTCGGCACGCCAGCGCGTTCAAACAGCCCTGCTTCAGTCGCGTAAGACACTTTTCTGATTTCATTATCACGGCGCAACGCACACGCAAGCAGGGTAATCGCCGCTTGTTCAGACGCTTCTAAACTCGGCACAAACGCACGTGTTATCAATTCAACCGCCGCTTCTGAATATTCTTTGCGCATGGCTGGCAGCAGTTCATTGTGGATATACGCTTCAATTTCTTGCTGAATTTCTGCCGCAGGCACACCAGGTAAATTGCGGAACTCATACTGAAATTGGCAATCTTCAGGAACCACGTTCACCGCAATTCCACCTTGAATGAGATTGGTCGTCATCGTTGTGTAAGGCACATCGTAAAGCCCGTCAAATGGACCTTTCGCACGAAATGCGTCCGCAATATCACGAATGCGGCAAATCAACCGCGCAGCGTATTCAATCGCGTTGCACCCCTGCGGCGTGAGCGAAGAATGCGCTGCTTTACCGTGTACTTTGCACTGATACACGCTGATTCCCTTGTGCGCCACCACCACGCGCATGCTTGTTGGTTCGCCCACAATGCAGCCATCCACTTTTTGACCGCGCTTTTGCCACTCTTCAATCATCAACGGCATGCCAATGCAGCCCACTTCTTCATCATAAGATAACGCCAAATGAATGGGCTTTTTGCGTTCTTGCACCACCCATTCAGGCAGCAACGCCAGCACGGATGCAATAAAGCCTTTCATATCGCTCGCGCCACGCCCGTATAATTTGCCGTTTTGTTCTGTTAATTCAAAGGGATTGGTCGCCCAATCTTGCCCGTCTACAGGCACAACATCAGTATGCCCTGATAACACTAATCCGCCTTGCGTTTCGCCGTTGGACGCGGGCAATGTCGCAAACAAATTTGCCTTGTCGCCCGTTGCGTTTTTATCGACCCAGCAAGTTAAACCCAATTGTGAGAAATAGGTTTGCACGCACTCAATTAACGCCAAATTGGAATGACGGCTGGTTGTGTCAAAAGAAACCAGTTTGGTTAGCCATTGTTGGGCGTTTAGATTTTGGGACATGGTATCTCCTTGAAGTAAAATAGAATAATGGGAATGATTAAAGACGAAATGGGCAAGGCGCGTTAAGTTTTGGGCGATAAAAAAGACGAGTGCGAAACTCGTCTTTTTTTCAGGCTACTTTTTAATGTGCGACAAAATTTTTGCAATGGAACGTCGGCGGCTCGCTGACACATTTCAAATAAAACTTGTGATTATCAAAAATTGGTGGTGTCCTGAAAAGTGTGCTGTAAAACTAAACAATGCCAAAATGAATATCAAAGAAAGCTAAATCAAAAACTTTCTTGTGATAAAACATACTTTTAGAAAAGCAACACGTTTTTCTAAACGCTCGCCTTACTTTGTGCCGTAAACGACAGTTATTACCCTCAATGCCAACTGTGTGTTGCTTACCAACTAGATGCCATTCTTCATTTGAAAAGACATTTAAAAATGCAGCCCAGTCGTCGGTCGCAATTCTGTCATAGGTTACACGCAACTCTTTCAAACGCCGTTTGAGTGCTCGCGCTGTTGCTAAATCGCGCTTACCCCAAACGTAAGCGACAATTTCGCCACTTTCTCTGTGATAGGCATAGACTAGCCACACTTTATTAGACTTGTTACCGACAAATGTCCAAAACTCGTCTATTTCAAGTGTAGAGTAATGTTTTTGTTTAGGAAATGGCTCAAACTCATGGCGTTTTAAGGCAGCCTGAACTTTGTCTTTGCTGTAACCCGTAATTGCTGCAATATCGCGAATGCCACAACCTCTAACGGTCATTCTCCAAACCTGTTCATCAGCTTTGGAATGACAACCCTTATAGGTAAGGTTATGGTCGCCAATAAAATTACGGCAGCAATCTTTACAAAAATACTTTTGTTTACGATTGCCAGAGTAGCCATTTTTCTTTATATTTTGTCCTTGGCAGCGAGGACATTTCAGAGTTATTTGTATTTTCACACATTCAATAATACTCTGTTCTCGCTGCTTTTTTATTGCTTATTTTTTACAGCACACTTTTCAGGACACCACCCAATAGGTTACTATCCAAATCAATGAGCAATGTGCGGATTTTTTCGTAACTGGGTGTTCGTAACTGGGTGTATTATCTCTATCCCATGCAAGATATTGTTTTAATTCATCAATATTATTAGCAAGGAATGCACCTATCGAAATATTCGTCTAGTGAGTGCATGGTGTTGTCTATTTGGCTGTTTAAACTTCGTGCATTATACTTTTAATTTAAAACTTGTCAGGTCTGAGGAATTCCCTCCCTTTTGGGAGGGACGTTAATAGAATAATTCAGAACTTCATTTCTAGTGTTACAGTATAGTTGCGTCCTGGTGCAGCATATCGGTTATATACGCCAACATTACGGTGCTGATTGACTGCATCGCTTGCTGTTTGTCTAACAGATTCCCAAGTTGTATAACGATAGTTAAAGAGATTGTAGACTCCAGCCCTCAATGTTAGGAATTTTTTGATGTTGTAATAGGCCGACACATCTGTTGTTTTCCATGAACGAGTTCTTTTTTTAGCAGCTTGTTGAGCAATGCTGGTTTCTGCAAGTTGCTTGCTACCCAGTAATTCATTATTTGATTTTGCTTGTGAATAGGTTTGCATTAAGTTTAC
This window contains:
- the prfB gene encoding peptide chain release factor 2 codes for the protein METEVINQLNNQLNDLAQRNQDIREYMDYQGKKERLEEVVGLSEDPELWNDPKRAQEIGKERKLLEGVVLTLDKIENGITDNRELIEMVVEENDEDGFAAIVADVEELEKQMADLEFKRMFNQPADPNNCFIDITAGAGGTEAEDWAGMLLRMYMRYGERKGFKVEVMEQDDGEIAGINNATIRLEGEYAYGLLRTETGVHRLVRYSPFDSNNKRHTSFASVFVYPEVDDSFEIDINPADLRTDTYRASGAGGQHINKTDSAVRITHIPTGIVVQSQSSRSQHENRRIVMEMLRSKLFELEMRKRNEERQALEEGKSDVGWGSQIRSYVLDSSRIKDLRTSHEVGNTKAVLDGDLDGFIEASLKQGV
- the gap gene encoding type I glyceraldehyde-3-phosphate dehydrogenase, translated to MSIKVAINGCGRIGRQVIRAIYEYQFTDQFQIVAVNGSGDLATNAHLLQFDTVHGRFSAKVEQDGRHLIINGDSIPFFATRNPAELPWGELGVDLVFECTGSFCSKAKSQVHLNSGAKKVLISAPTEPDVDAMIVYGVNHDILQPEMTVVSNGSCTTNCLAPMAQVLNQAFGIKKGLMTTIHAVTNDQVIIDVRHKDLRRARSGLENMIPTKTGAAKAVGVVLPELNGKLDGWAIRVPTQNVSLVDLTFEAGRNVTVDEVNAAMKAAADERLRGILGYNTLPLVSSDFNHFPQASIFDATLTKVSEGNIVKVFAWYDNEWGFSCQMLNTARAMFGEAVRLAE
- a CDS encoding DUF5672 family protein; protein product: MPSLTIAAVTGHEGYTQGSVYAINRSYHELKDRIPDIRCVLISPNKPRDLPSHIQHFRVAPFGYLEYNLFILYSLVQFVETDFCLVVQNDGWVLDGTQWRDEFFDYDYIGSPLVTHWASVWQGQPHQIKYQFLRPTPTRAGEVFYQAQNGGFSLRSLKLLEAPHGMGLNMEIMPPDLFSGSNDTHQLKWSPPWHHEDMFLSVWKRGELERYGIKFAPESLAMTFSTENPDCCENYGGSRDRLLGFHLSWFELADENTIKLKETPVQPEKFMQLPLLQKMLNRGFKIMVEL
- the ykgO gene encoding type B 50S ribosomal protein L36; protein product: MQVLSSLKTAKTRSRDCQVVRRRGKVYVICKSNPRFKARQR
- a CDS encoding type B 50S ribosomal protein L31: MKQGIHPENYRTVLFYDSSAETGWLIRSCAPTNKTMKWTDGNEYPVFMLDTSSESHPVYTGKQREHNKEGRASQFNQRFAGMMSAFKKGV
- a CDS encoding NAD(+) kinase, which encodes MKSQFQRVGILTRPRTPDIIPVIHDLIDFLNQADFEIYLDKQCVDEKMVAPEYQQKCHISEKIGQDCDLILVLGGDGTFLSAARKAAPYRIPLIGVNQGHLGFLTQINRENMVEELTKMFMGQYLADECILLETAVLRDGEEIYHGIALNDTVVSRGGTGQMIEFEVFINDEFVLSQRSDGLIVSTPTGSTAYSLAAGGPILQTAIRAFTLVPICPQSMSNRPIVIPDNSEIRILITKAGDARVHYDGQSFLDIQSLDEIVIHRYRHNLRVLHPVDYQYYKTLRQKLHWSEQIV
- the gshA gene encoding glutamate--cysteine ligase, giving the protein MQLPVISSDYQHYLQEFEQTILKNHSKIEAWFRSQWKQHQPPFYGSVDIRNAGYKIASIDMNLFPGGFNNLNPNFIPLATIAAQDAVERACETAKSVLLIPENHTRNTYYLQNVYALATILRNAGFEVRIGSFNPELTEATEFETALGDKLLIEPLQRTRERVHLADGFSPCFVLLNNDLSAGIPEILQGISQTVLPPLHGGWTTRRKTHHFEAYNQVAKEFAELLQIDEWQINPYFEQISGLNFQEREGEDALADAVERVLAKIQAKYDEKGITDKPFVIVKADAGTYGMGVMSVKSADEVRGLNRKNRNKMAKVKEGLEVSEVIVQEGIYTYETLNGAVSEPVVYMMDRFVIGGFFRVHEGRGNDENLNAGGMVFVPLNQSIPNAGNANDSATQEKCKRVFEQWDELGMASPDAENPDCSCNRLYVYGVMARLSLLAASLELAK
- the lpxK gene encoding tetraacyldisaccharide 4'-kinase, encoding MKSLHQIIENHWQNPNPILRLFLRPLSKLFAHITAKRRANFLSGSLKTQKLPVPVVIVGNIHAGGTGKTPITAALVSSLQKRGVKVGVISRGYGRASQAIHVLTDNSHAADAGDEPLMLFRQTHVPTAVGVNRYEVGRALLAQNPDLQMIVADDGLQHYRLARDVEICVFPAADMGRDNLDVLPNGGLREPVSRLETVDCVVFSNGMTEQKTVFRLPENVFYSQTQIAAPYRFNCPQETLLASSLKTGETCVAVAGIARPQRFFDSLGELGFRLQNTVVLPDHAAINVADLPVADYVFITEKDAVKLPENVPENVWVLPIRAEIEPDLGDWVLWKLGI
- the argE gene encoding acetylornithine deacetylase; amino-acid sequence: MSQNLNAQQWLTKLVSFDTTSRHSNLALIECVQTYFSQLGLTCWVDKNATGDKANLFATLPASNGETQGGLVLSGHTDVVPVDGQDWATNPFELTEQNGKLYGRGASDMKGFIASVLALLPEWVVQERKKPIHLALSYDEEVGCIGMPLMIEEWQKRGQKVDGCIVGEPTSMRVVVAHKGISVYQCKVHGKAAHSSLTPQGCNAIEYAARLICRIRDIADAFRAKGPFDGLYDVPYTTMTTNLIQGGIAVNVVPEDCQFQYEFRNLPGVPAAEIQQEIEAYIHNELLPAMRKEYSEAAVELITRAFVPSLEASEQAAITLLACALRRDNEIRKVSYATEAGLFERAGVPTIVCGPGSIEQAHKANEFIEIAQLDECQQFLRKLIAA
- a CDS encoding IS1 family transposase, with translation MKIQITLKCPRCQGQNIKKNGYSGNRKQKYFCKDCCRNFIGDHNLTYKGCHSKADEQVWRMTVRGCGIRDIAAITGYSKDKVQAALKRHEFEPFPKQKHYSTLEIDEFWTFVGNKSNKVWLVYAYHRESGEIVAYVWGKRDLATARALKRRLKELRVTYDRIATDDWAAFLNVFSNEEWHLVGKQHTVGIEGNNCRLRHKVRRAFRKTCCFSKSMFYHKKVFDLAFFDIHFGIV